From one bacterium genomic stretch:
- the tuf gene encoding elongation factor Tu (EF-Tu; promotes GTP-dependent binding of aminoacyl-tRNA to the A-site of ribosomes during protein biosynthesis; when the tRNA anticodon matches the mRNA codon, GTP hydrolysis results; the inactive EF-Tu-GDP leaves the ribosome and release of GDP is promoted by elongation factor Ts; many prokaryotes have two copies of the gene encoding EF-Tu) produces the protein VMPGDNANFEVELITPVAIEEGLRFAIREGGKTVGAGVVTKIIE, from the coding sequence TGGTGATGCCGGGCGACAATGCCAATTTTGAGGTTGAGCTGATCACGCCGGTGGCGATCGAGGAAGGTTTGCGGTTCGCCATCCGCGAGGGCGGCAAGACCGTGGGCGCCGGCGTCGTCACTAAAATAATAGAATAA